In the genome of Impatiens glandulifera chromosome 6, dImpGla2.1, whole genome shotgun sequence, the window CCCAATTTTACAACGAGACTAATCTTACGCGCGACCCTGAATATCGATTGAAATCCTTGAAACTGTTTGAAATATAATTGCGAGAACTTTGCGATTTTACCTTGTGTAAAATTATTACATCatttgtgagtggtgtaaccgaagAGCGGTAAATAAGACTCGGTCGGAGTGTGTTTGTTGAATATTCcaattagtgaatatccttctcactgtttgagaagaaggggtgacgtaggagattcaactccgaacatccataaaaatatgttttgtgttcttcattttattttccaGCTTATTTACTCTAACTAACCGAACCGAAATATCTATTATCTCAACCGAAATAACTTATACTCCCCTTAGCCGAACCGAATTTCCCCTCATTCAAACCGACTTCTCCTTATACCATCCAAACCGAATTATGTGAGTAGCCTCAGATTGAGACAGACATTTTCGTccttgaactcagttcaagagtctgtgacaatctgtgtagtgttaagagcagTTCTAATTTGTAACCGGATTAATACcagtgtgttgtgtgttgtttGTAAGCGATCTACCTTTAGTCGGACCCTGGTCCcttatcggcgatcccgatcctaacaggaTTGATGAAGAAAATGGATGAACTCAACACCCCTTATGGTGTTGAAGGATGCGCGATTGTAGACGAAGCAAATCACGAGGTTTGTCCCAATGAGGCAAAGGCTGAGAGTGTGGTGGCCTGATTTAACGTCAGATGTGAATCAGTCAAAAAGGATGGAAAATCAGGAggtaaattttaataaattaatttctgATTTAGAGGGTAAACTGAATGAACAAATCAAAGctaataaagaaaaagagagtACTTTGTTGATGTATGGTTACCTTAATGGAGAAGTGAGTCATGAAAGAAAATTAGGAGTGGATGAGTACAATGATCTGTTATAACAGGGTGATTGATCAaaagttggaagaaattggTAAGAGGATGCGAGCGCTTTCCGGGAATTCAACTTTGAGTTCGGTTCAAGATTCAATTAATCCTTCAAGGGTTAATTGAGATGTAGTCTAATGATCGACGAGTCATGTGGCATTGAAGGATGATGAGCTTGTGAGTTTGATTGAAGAGAATTATGATTAATCAACAAAGCATTCAAAATTAGTTTGTTTACCTTCTTGTTTTCCATGTTTGACGTTATTTTAGTTTGAACCATTTATTTAAAACTCTTCTGGATGGTTTGTTGGTTGTTTATCTTGtgttaaagatattttaaattgtttaccTAATAATGATTTGTTGGTTGACTATCTTGTATTCAAGATTTTTATAATCACCTTATTTGATTTGCAGGTACAAATGTAAAAATTCCATTCCTTTAGTTTGTTATTGGTTTATTATTTTGTAGTATTTGAATATGTTAAGAATAATTTTGGATATTGTTTGATTTGGATCACTTCTTTGGatgtatttttgaatttaaagagTCAAATTGTATTAGACATTTAAAAGggtttttaatacaaatttgttGAAATTTGGGAGCATAAATTGTATGGGTTGTTtcctttatatattatatatatatatataaatattttgttagtttGAAATTTGTgtagttataaattatttgtcattttatgttaatatttcGTTTGATAGTTTTATGGTTTTGaaataactttttctttttagttttctcatttcaaaatatataatcaaccTTTCTAAGACTTATATATAACCTATTGGATATTTGTACCATAAAGTACTATCTTCTCAATAAATCATAGTTTTAAACTCGGTCAGCAAACTCAGTGATTCAATTGTCAAAACGGGTTGGGTGGATGAAAAAATCGAAAATGATATCAACCAGTTAAACCCGGCCAACCCGCTGGTTGGAACGGAAATCTGGCAACACTGGTGAACCCAACATGATTTATCCTATTTTTTTCTCACTTATCAATCTCTCATATCAATCTCTCAGTTTCCCTCTTCTTGTTTTTTTGGTTCATATTGAGTTTACCTATTTTTAGTTACATGTGGGTAGATTACATATTTCTAGTTCCATGTTGGCAGATAACTGAtttctatttcattttcaatttttttttgttgtagaTGCAAATTTTGAGATAGTAAACTTGAATGACTAGATATCGGAGAAGAGGATGAAGGGAACAATATTGATGTCCCTATTAAAGACAATGAAGTGACTGATGATGTTGGCGGAACTAATTTTGGTTTATGGTGTGAACATTTTACGAATAATTAAtagttgatatttattttaattgtgttaatTCATGACTTGAgagtttgtgtttattttaattgtgttgtccctagtataaaaataaaaaagattgtaattgcaaaataatattttgaattgatCTCTACTTTACTattattgtataaacaattttatggATTTTTgctattttgtattattttattattatatgaaactcACTGGTTGAACTAGTTGACCCTCCGATTGAACCAGTTAACCCATCAGTTGAACCAGTAAACTTAGTCTCCCCACCGAGTCGATGACCTGGTCGTGTTTAAAAATGATGcaataaactataaaatatttattggaCTATATACTTGTGAATACATTTGTTAAATTGATGGTATCTTAATTCAAACCTCaaaatagaaattatttttaattatagttttgTAATGTCTTacccaaataaattaaaagagatTGGGTGGTTTATACTATAAAAAATAGCATTGCATTTAGATCGAGTTCAAAAATTTTGTCCTTAAACTTTTGACATTTAATGTGAGAAGGACTAGAtacattaaaaatgaaaaaaaaaataaaagtatgaaGTTATGAACCcgtcatttatttttcttacataaaatttttgcttttatttaaatgaatcaaTGGACACCTTCAAGCACTAaccatataaatattatgtGAGCATAAAAGTGCATACACCACTACTATAGTAGTTTGTCACTAATTTTCTTTCCATAGTCGAATATCTTAACTTTCTTGAGACgctgattaaatggttaattatgtTTGCGGACTATGTGTTTAACTCTTTGTTGgctacatttttttaatttgctcTTTATTGTGtgtattattattcaatctctcattttatatgtatgatttttaatttattttgtcatgaaaatatatcatatctatattttatttaaggggatttaaatataaatatattttaaattataaaccttaataattttaaattttaggacCTAATCTAAGCAACTTATTTAtgacaataaaaatcataacatTTATTTAGTAACAATAGAATAGCTcacaacttatatatattatttgattaacttatatattatttgattaacatacattataaatattattctcttatttttgtaatcaatatattatattgtgacACATTATTCAGTGTtcctctttttatattttatgttttcccCTTTTTATTGAATAACAATATTGtgacacattattatttttaattaagatatCAAGAATTTATACCAAAATATTGAGTGTTTTatgcaaaaacaaaaacatacaaaaaatagttgaatattaatttactcACTCCAATTTAATccatgtaaaatataaaataaaaaacattccaatacaaattaatataaaaaaaatcacttttaccATGATAGAAGaaacaaataatgaattaaagatATGATATAATTGTAGTTGTAAAGGTTTATCACTCAATCTTGGTGTCCTACTCCAGATCTTAATCTACCAAAAGGGGATCGAACACATGTATTGTTCCTCATGATTTAATCGTCATCTCGTTGGTGAGAATCTATAAATTTTCTAATGTAAGCATTTGCTTTCTTGTTGATCAATGAATCAGCTACATAGTATCCTCTATCTTCATCGCTTGGCCACACCTTGTACGCATTGATATTATGTTTTTCATGACTGTTCGACTCTTCTTTTCGCGAtttcttgaacttgaagatattaaagaatgagagagacaatgaaatttttttttgccGGTTGTTATTATTTTTGCCTCCCATAACTATTAGTTTAAGGATGATGAAAGATAAAAGTTGAAAGAAGAGAATTGTTTGAAGGTAGTGTGATGAAAGAAAACTAAGGAGaatgattatatttatagtgaGATTGATTGTTTGGATGTTTTGGTGGAGGAGAATCAATAGGGTACAAAGTTTGATTTCCTTTTTTAGGTACACACGGTTAAATACATGCatgtttacaaattaaataataaatattgatgaTTCTTTAAAAGAAGCATATTTTCTCTATTTACTAAATTCATTACATGCCCTTAGTTATCGAACTAACCTTATCATTGAATGAATCATAGTTTTTAGATTGAATTCAATCATTTACGACTTAAATACCTTTTAAAAGTTGGCATGAAAAAACATATTGTATAAGTTTTTCTTCTCGAGAATAATGTTATTCTTGTTTAGAGCTCTAATATAATccattcaaaaaagaaaaaatatattcttgtgttttctaattaaaattgtgCCGTTTTAGTTATTGGAGAGACAATTtcaatcttttataaaataaattaattgtgcTCAtctatgttttattttcaattgataaggaaatagaaaatgattaaGAGGAATATGAAcctaactatttaattaattgaataaatggAGGGACCTTCAAGAAAGCACTTATAACCCTAAAAGATTATATGAGCATCAATTGAAAGCATACACGTTACTATGTTTGGCAAATAATTGCTCTCAATTGAATTTATTGTACAAATTTTAAGGCATGGGGATTTAAATATATTCTCACGGGAAAATATCTTATTGagattctatttaaaatatttatataaaaacgtatattttattcttatgaTGCGTCTAAATTtaattctcaaattaatttgtgtccttcaaatattttataggtTTGTAAGGATATTTTCTGagaattgttatatatatatatatattagtatacaattgtttttaattataattaggtATTTTAAtgaactaaatttaaaaaacaatgttttatcatatatatatatatatatatcttagaaatttaaataaacaccAAATTGTGAAAATACTTAATAGAATATAATGGAAAATACTTTagcaagaaaaatataatatttttttaaacatttttgtaacttaaaaaataaatatattataataaataaataatgtacaGACAAAATAGAATGAATGGTTATTATGAAAAATCTTTTTATGACATTGAACATTAACTGTACACCAGGTAGTCACACACACAATTGGCTCAGGTTATGTCAAGGCACGAGAAAAGTCCCAAAGAAGATAAGAGGATACCCAAAATAAAAGGTTAGGCAGAATATACAAGATTGTAGattgtgaagaaaaaaaataaataaataattgaaaatggaAAGAAGAAATGAGTTTGGTAAAGATGGATCAAAAGCTCAATAATAAAAGGTTGAAAATGAATAATCTCTTTgatattcaatataattcatttatgagAACATTTTAAGCTTTGCTATTTTTAGATTGATATTATGGTTAGGAAGTATATTTGAAGTGGTGTTTTGTGAAAAACAAAAACTATGATATCTCTGTGTTTTTGTCTGAGAAAGATGTGATGGAACCCGCAAAAGAAGAGATTTGGTCACATATAGAGGGTATTATACACCTCAATTATATGAAGTCTTTATATCCTAAACTTATGGAATCTGAATTTTCAGTGTGTATTCACGAGCTATCTGATGAGGAATTTGTGACTTATGATGTTGATGATAAGATATGTGTGAATTTCTCAACACATAATATGAtattgtttgagaataaattaCATATTCTCGAGTTTGAGACTATTGTGTGGTGAGAAACTCAAGAGATTCTGCCACTCCAGTACACTTAATTAAATCTGAGCCCCTTCATCGATGATTTATCAACGTTGTCAGTTGAAAAAACTAAATGATTTACCTTAGGTGTATATGCAAGACGAAAAGTGtatctcaaatttgaataaggGTTATTCCGATTAGTTTTTATAatgatttgaaaaattattgcATTGAATGTTTATGAGATCAATGATAGTGTAAAAAAGAGGTTGCAATAAGCCTCTCGTGGGAACTCTTGATTGcgacatatattattttagcgAGACAAAGATTCAACATATGGACCAATTCTAGTTAGTGAGTCCATCTTTCAGAAGGTTCTTCCATGGAGTTGTTCAGGTCATCGTCTGATCTTGTAGAAACTTGGATCAAAGGGTgatggaaaaaaaaaagtcgGGTCTTCATATTCGATTATAAGTGGCTTATTAGGAATGATTTTATATAGCATGTTCAATTTTGGTGGGTGATCTAAATACCTACGAATTTCCCATCAACTAAACTCTTTGTGAACATAAGATATCTTCATAAACTTCTTAAAAGTTGGTTGGTGGAAAATCGTGCTATATTTTGTGTCAAGATTGAGACCTTATGTAATGAGATTAAATTCATTGATGGGGTTAAGGAGACTCGGGATCTCTCTATAGAGGAGGTTGATTCTCAAATTCACATGGTTAGTAATTTTCTTGAACTATGTAAGGACGAGAAAATTGGAACTCGCCAACGTAGTAgagaaatttttcttaaaataggGGATaagaatacaaagttttttcaCGGAAATTCTAAAGTGCGAGCTAGGAACAATGTAATCAATCTCGATTCAAGGTGTTGTTCATGAAAGTGACCCAACAATCTTTACAATTATTGTTGAGTTCTATAAAAGTCTATTTCAAGAGTCGTATAAGGACATACCTAAATTGGACAGCATCCCTTTCTACTCCATTAACTTGGCGCAACAAGAGATTTTGGAAGCACGATTTACGGTGGAGGAAGTCGAGGAGGCTATTAAGGGGTGTGGTAACAATAAAGCTCTGGGTCCGATGGTTTTACTTTGACTTTCTTTAAAAATGCATggacttttattaaaaaaatatattatggaaAGCTATCGACCACTTCTACCGTTTCTCACCATTTGATGAAAGTTGGAACTCTACGTTGATTTGTCTCATTTTCAATTCTCTCTAAGAACTAGAGATGTAAAAAATTTCAAACCTATCTGTTTGGTTTCTTCATTTTATAAGATTGTGTCAAAATTATTGGCTAATAAACTTCGTGGGGTGCTAAGAATGGTCATTTTTAAGAATTAGATAACGTTTGTTAAGGGACGTCAAATctttgatataatattaattgtcaATGAGTGTATTGACTCGACTAATTCGTGATGTGATAAATGTGCTTTCGTTATGCTACATATTGAAAAATCTTATGATCACATCAATTGAGAATTTCTATTTAACGTCATGAGCAGAATGAGAAtaagtgaaaaaataattagttggATAAGATTTTTGTATCTGGACGTCCAAGTTCTTTGTTATTGTGAATGAGATTTCTCATAGTTTTTTTTAGCTTTTCCTTGTCGTTATTATTTTTCCTCCCATAACTAGTAATATAGTATTCGTTTTTGGACGATgaaagatgaaagatgaaagacGAAAAATGAAAggattgaattatttgaagttAATATATGATGAAAGAAAATTAAGGAGAATGATTATAATATAATGAGATTGTGGATTGTTTGAATGTTTTGGTGGAGGAGAATATAGAGTAATTAAGTTTGATTTCCTTTTTTAGGTGCACATTGTTAAAACACATGCATGCATgtttactaattaaataattataagtaatGCTGATTAATTTCTCCCTTGTTGACTAATTACTTAAATTATGAGCTAGAAGTTTGTAGTGTCTCCTTTGATTAATCAAAGTGGTTaagtcaattaattaattttttttctcaaatttattcaaggaaaaaaatgtatatatgattattaatattttttttgattgaTGATCAtggatttattttcatttttgaatTGAATAGGTGGAGTTGGATATGTCTTGAGTTGACCTTCCTTGGATACATTCCTGTGTCTGATCATCAATCTTTTAGTACTAAAGTCCAGTCATTTTGTAGATTCAAACTCATAACTTTATACATCTGATGAGTTATTATGAAGAGTCTCTATATTCTTtcttatattcaaaattaagaaactatttcttatataaaataggacataatttaatgaaatttttttattaaaatatataatattacagaTGGGGGAGATAGGATGGGGACAACCATTTGGAAGAGCATCTATTTTGTCTTCCTTGTAAAGTGGACATGATTTGAATGAGTTTTACAactatatgttttaatttttaatggtggatatttatttgtgttaatttttttttaattaaatattaatgttttttgggtagtttcattttgttgtttcatttgaaaTTTAAGGATTTTGTGATGTATAAGTATCTtatgttaataattttcttatatttaattaattataaggtTGTTTGATAATTGagtacttttttttaatgtttcttATGAGTTAagagatatttgattttatttaattttcaaaatggtgtgaaactttttattaaaaagaaaaataaattaagattttctTTAACCAAGTGGGCTACTTAAAATGACCCATTGGATTGgttcattttaaaatacaaaagtagtgaaaaacattattatataagaaattaaaattttcaattactgTAATCTTCATTATATTCCATCTTTGTCACTTAATTTAATgtcttcaatatatttttaataaaaatacctaaagaatatAAACATGTGGTAATTATGTCTTCGAGTTACTCTATAttataattacatattaaaaTTGGGATTAAAATCTGGAGGAGATGTGTTACCATTATCGTCATTGAAACGTTATTTAGTTACTAAAAATGATCAACCCGCCGATGGTAGATTTTTTAGATTAGGTAGTGTCGtaacaaaataataagtatttttgataattctattaattaaaaatcttttaacagtacatttttcttattttgtcaatttcatCAATATATTCATAATGCAGCAGAACAATTCATAATTCAACCACGAGTAGGAAAGTGCAGCTCGCATTCATCACAAATAAAATACAAGGAATGCGACTctcaagaaaatgaagaagggATCAATGAAGAAGATGGATGAACTCAACACCCTTGGCGTTGAAGGATGCGCGATTGTGGAGGAGGAAAATCAAGAGGTTTGTCCCAATGAGGCAAAGGCTGAGAGTGTGGTGGCCCGATTTAACATGATGTCAGATGTGAATCCGTCCAAAAGGATGGAAAATCAGGaggtaatttttaataaaataatttctgaTTTAGAGGAAAAACTGAATAAACAAATCAAAGctaataaagaaaaagagagtACTTTGTTGATGTATGGTTACCTTAATGGAGAAGTGAGTCCGGAAAGAAAATTGGGAGTGGATGAGCACAATGATCTTAATAGGGTGATTGATCAaaagttggaagaaattggTGAGAGGATGCGAGCGCTTTCGGCGGTTCAAGATTCAGTTAATCCTTCAAGGGTTAAGGGAGATGTAGCTGAATGATTGACGAGTCGTATGGGATTGAAGGATGATGAGCTTGTGATTCCGATCGAAGAGAATGATGATTAATCCAACAATGATTCAAAATAAGTTTGTTTACCTTTTTGTTTGCCAAAGTTTGCCATGTTTGGCGTTATTTTAGTTTGaaccattttatttataactttctTGGGTGGTTTTGTTGGTTGTTTAACTTGTGTTacagatattttaaattgtttttttctttttaataagtTTGCTTAATAATTGTTTGTTGGTTGACTATCTTGTATTCAAGATCTTTTAAATTGCTAATGTTATAATCACCTTATTTGATTTGCAGGTACAaaggtaaaattttaattccttTAGTTTGTTATtggtttattattttgtatagagTATTTGAATATGTTAAGAATAATTTTGGATATTGTTTGATTTGGATCACTTGTTTGGatgtatttttgaatttaaatagtGAAATTGTATTGGATATTTCAATggtttttttaatacaaatttgttGAAATTTGGGAGGATATATAAATTGTATGGTTGtttcctttatatatatatatatatatatatatatatatatatatatatatatatatatatatatatatatatatatatgtaaatatttggttagtttgaatttttttgtaGTTATAGTCATTTCTGTTAATATTTCGTTTCACAGTTTTATGGTTTTGAAATAACTTTTCTTTTTAACTcatgatttcaaaatatataatgaacCTTTCTAAGTCTTATATATAACCTATTGGATATTTGTACCATAAAGTACTATCTTCTAAATAAACCATTGTTTTAAACCCGGTCAGTCGGTCGGACCGGCAAACCCAATGTACTGGTTGTCAAACCGGGCTAGGTTGATAAAGAATCGAAAATGCAATCAACTCAGTTAAACTCGGCCACCTGCTGGTTGGACCGGAAATTCGGAAGCCCGGGTTTACTCAGCGAAATCTAtcctattttataaaaaaaaaattacttcttttttttctcacttATCACTCACTCAGTTCCCTTCTTCTCAATTTTTGGTTCCCATTGAGTTTAAATATTTCTAGTTCCATATGGGTAGATTACCTATTTCTAGTTCCATGTTGGTAAATTACCGATTTCTAtttcattttctaaatttttgttGTAGATGCAAATTTTGAGATTGTAAACTTGGATCAAATTAGATACCGGGGAAGAATATGAATATGATGGGAACAATATTAATGTCCCTATTGAAAGCAATGAAGTGACTAATGATTTTGGTGGGACTGATTTTGGTGAATGGTGTGAGCATTTTGCGAATAATTAGtagttgatatttattttaattgtgttaattcatgacttaagagtttgtgtttattttaattgtgctGTCCCTAATAGAGGCAATGAAAAGATGTTATTTacgaaataatattttaattttgatctctACTTTGAGTattattgtataaacaattcgatgaatttttattattttttattattttattattatatgaaactcATTGGTCGAACTAATTAACCCACCGATTAAACCAGTAACTTAGTGACTCAATCTCTTCACCGGTTGATGACCGGACCGGATTTCAATACTATACAATAAACtatgaaatatttgtttgacattttaatttgattataatgtACTAAATAGACTCAAAATGCTTGATATGTTAAATTTATGGTATCTTAATTCcaacatcaaaatataaattatttttaattatagttttgTAATCTTTTACCCAAAGAAATTAAAAGAGATTGTGTGGtttatactataaaaaaatagcATTGCCTTTAAGATTGAATTCAAGTTTATGTCCTTAAACTTTTGACATTTAATGTGAAAAGGACTAGATacattaatctttttaattccCTTTATGCACAATTCCTTTTCATTTAATAagaaatggaaaaaataaaaagaattatgaagttatgaaccacttatttatttttcttacataaaatttttgcttttatttaaatgaatcaaTGGGGACCTTCAAGCACTaaccataaaaatattatgtgagCATAAAAGTGCATACACTACTACTAAGTTTGCCACTAATTTTCTCTCTATTGTGTGTATTATTGAATCtcttattttatatgtatgatttttaatttactttttatcaTGAAAATATATCATATCTAGATTCTATTTAAGgggatttaaatataaatatattttaaattataaaccctaataattataatttttaggaGCTATTCTAAGCAACTTATTTAtgacaataaaaatcataacatTTATTTAGTAACAAAAGAATAGCTCACagcttatatatattatttgattaacatacattcaaaatattattctcttatttttgtaatcaatatattatattgtgacACATTATTCAGTGTTCCTCTTTTCTATTTTATGTTTTCCCCTTTTTATTGAATAACATtgtcacattattatttttaattatgattgatataaaaaatttacaccaaaattttaagtgtttggtgcaaaaacaaaaacatacaaaaaatGGTTGAATATTAATTTACCCACTCCAATTTAATccatgtaaaatataaaatacaaaacattccaatacaaattaatataaataaaaaatcacttttaCTATGATAGAAGAAACaagtaatgaattaaatatatgatgTAAGTGTAGTTGTAATGGTTTATCACTCAATCTTGGTGTCCCACTGAACACCTTATTATGATCTTCATCTACCCAAAGAGGAAACACATGTATCGTTCCTCATGATTTAATCGTCATTTTGTTGGTGTGAATCTAGAAACTTCTTAATGTAAGCATCCGCTTTTTTGTTGATCAATGAATCAGCTACATAGTATCCTCTATCTTCATCGCTTGGCCACACCTTGTACGCATTGATATTATATCTGTCATCATTGCTCGACTCTATTTTTCGTGATTTCTTGAGCTTAAAGATATTAAAGAATGAGAGAGCCGATGAAAAATTCTTTTGCCGGTTGTTATTATTTTTGCCTCCC includes:
- the LOC124941556 gene encoding uncharacterized protein LOC124941556, producing the protein MKKGSMKKMDELNTLGVEGCAIVEEENQEVCPNEAKAESVVARFNMMSDVNPSKRMENQEVIFNKIISDLEEKLNKQIKANKEKESTLLMYGYLNGEVSPERKLGVDEHNDLNRVIDQKLEEIGERMRALSAVQDSVNPSRVKGDVAE